The Acidimicrobiales bacterium genome has a window encoding:
- a CDS encoding amidohydrolase — translation MPIADRLFTNASFRTLDPTASTAEALASWQGRIVAVGSRADVDALVGPGTEVVDLDGSTVLPGFIETHMHPIAAGVQLGSPQIGYPDCRSIDDVVDVLRKAAAALPADEPIRAWGFDDSIMADDRHLTRHDLNRVSTEHPIYIRHISGHLGYANDRMLALAGVTDDIDDPKGGHFQREESGRPNGCMEETANFAVGAVLPFADPAAMRAGAKAISDHCLKVGTTTMTDALVMAETMYAIYQEGVEDGSIRVRTRLFPGWQSADALPFRTGMGDERLSVGALKFISDGSIQGYTACLCKGYHDRPDVNGYEVIPAAQLIDLVTEAHADGWQVAVHANGDAAIDNTLDAFEAALAAHPRHDHRHRIEHCQTAREDQLERMARLGVLASVFANHIWYWGDRHRDRFLGPERGSRIDPLASFTAHGIVHALHCDMPVTPLDPLFTIWAAVNRITRDGELLGPEQRARVADAVAGYTSAAAFLNQEEHLKGTLEVGKLADLVVLDNDPFAVDPMAIRDIGVRATVVDGITEYEA, via the coding sequence GTGCCCATCGCCGACCGGCTATTCACCAACGCTTCCTTCCGGACCTTGGACCCGACAGCCTCGACCGCCGAAGCGCTGGCCTCCTGGCAGGGGCGGATCGTCGCCGTGGGCAGTCGAGCCGACGTCGACGCTCTGGTCGGTCCGGGCACCGAGGTCGTCGACCTCGACGGGTCCACGGTGCTGCCCGGCTTTATCGAGACCCACATGCACCCCATCGCTGCCGGCGTGCAACTCGGATCCCCCCAGATCGGCTACCCAGACTGCCGGTCCATTGACGACGTGGTGGACGTTCTGCGGAAGGCTGCGGCCGCCTTGCCGGCCGACGAACCCATCAGAGCGTGGGGCTTTGACGACTCGATCATGGCTGACGACAGGCACCTCACCCGCCACGACCTGAACCGGGTCAGCACCGAGCATCCCATCTACATCCGGCACATCTCAGGCCACCTCGGTTACGCCAATGACCGGATGCTGGCCCTGGCCGGCGTCACCGATGACATCGACGACCCGAAAGGTGGCCACTTCCAGCGTGAGGAGTCAGGCCGACCCAACGGATGCATGGAGGAGACAGCAAACTTCGCCGTAGGGGCCGTCCTTCCGTTCGCCGACCCAGCGGCCATGCGGGCTGGGGCCAAGGCCATCAGCGACCACTGCCTGAAGGTCGGCACCACGACCATGACTGACGCCTTGGTGATGGCTGAGACCATGTACGCCATCTACCAGGAGGGAGTGGAGGACGGCTCGATCCGGGTCCGTACCCGCCTCTTCCCCGGTTGGCAATCCGCAGACGCGCTGCCCTTCCGTACCGGTATGGGCGACGAGCGGCTGTCTGTCGGTGCCCTCAAGTTCATCTCCGACGGGTCCATCCAGGGGTACACGGCCTGTCTGTGCAAGGGGTACCACGACCGCCCCGACGTCAACGGGTACGAGGTCATCCCCGCCGCCCAGCTGATCGATCTGGTTACCGAAGCCCACGCCGACGGATGGCAGGTCGCGGTGCACGCCAACGGCGACGCGGCCATCGACAACACGCTGGACGCCTTCGAGGCCGCACTGGCCGCCCATCCTCGACACGACCACCGGCACCGCATCGAGCACTGCCAGACGGCCCGCGAGGACCAGCTGGAACGCATGGCCCGCCTCGGAGTGCTGGCGTCAGTGTTTGCCAACCACATCTGGTACTGGGGCGACCGCCACCGGGACCGCTTCCTGGGCCCAGAAAGAGGGTCGCGCATCGACCCGCTGGCCAGCTTCACGGCCCACGGCATCGTGCACGCCCTGCACTGCGACATGCCGGTCACCCCACTGGATCCGCTGTTCACCATCTGGGCGGCCGTCAACCGGATCACACGGGACGGTGAGCTCCTAGGACCCGAGCAGCGGGCCCGAGTCGCCGACGCAGTGGCCGGCTACACCTCAGCCGCCGCCTTCCTCAACCAGGAGGAACACCTCAAGGGCACGCTGGAGGTCGGAAAGTTGGCCGACCTGGTGGTGCTGGACAACGACCCATTCGCCG